The DNA sequence ttagccaagattcctggtgcaattgatgaaagcaaatcctcactctcactcaaagcaatacacgccaaaggcatgaaagaaattctgaaaagtttgattaaaagctgcctcttacaattgtttcttatccttatatagtaaggagaaaaacaaataaaaccctaaaacactcttcttgggtctgacttaaacacctaaggcccaagcccaatcacacactaaaataacgcataagtattaaaacataagcccaaaacatggcccaacactctcaaactgaaaagataaaatatggccagaatacaagcccaaacaaagctaaaataaaacaagtgttaaatcataaaaatatagcaagcccattgTAACAAAGctcaatgctgaataaattagacagcactatctccattacacaccttaagcaaggtgagtagcttaggtgtgtcttcaagcttcacgagacatttgccaaaggcaagctcagtcaattcttgtgttacttgttcttgaatgtgtaagttcatagctgcttcaagcttcttagctttgctccttgtcactggtccactagggagcaccaatggatcaTTGCTTTcttgattctcatgtgattgggtttgctggttcgtatcactaacttaattataaactaataaaatatactataacaataaataatatgtgatatttttttaatattaaaataaaaaaattatataaacttaaaaatttaaattttagcaatttcaacctcatgtaaaatattttcaattagcgtacataaaaaaaaatttaagaattttatttttaaaatttttatatttttatcaccttaaatatctctatataatttttatttaatatacattcatataaatttaaaacactaatttattcaattttatttccatttttatctctataaattaatttatcaagtaaaatatataatattattttaaaaaatatttttacagtaccaacttaattataaacaattaaaatatacgagaacaattaataatatgtgatatttttttaatattgtaacaaaaaattatatcaacctaaaaatctaaattttggcaatttaatttaaacttaatattttcaatcaacatatgtaaagaaaatttaacattttatttttaaaatattttttataacattaaatatctctatctaatttttttatttatataaatttaaagtacttatttattaaatatttttatccacttcaatttctataaattaatttatcaagtaaaatatataatatttttttaaaaatatttttataatatcaacctAATTATGACTATTATATTATACaacaacaattaaaaatatgtgatattatgtgatatttttctaatattgtaataaaaaaattatataaacttataaaCCTAAATTTAAAgtacttatttattaatattttttacttacTTCGTccctataaataattttatctaaCCACAAtatacaataatttaaaaaaaaaatttttaccatatcaacctaattataaaccattaaaatgtATAGTAACAATTTATAATATGTGAATTTTTCTAATAgtgcaataaaaaaattatataaacttaataatctaaattttaacaatataaatcctacttaaaatattttcaattaaaatatatgataatatgtgatatttttctaatattacaataaaaaatcatataaacttaaaaacctaaattttagtaatttttacctcgatttaaaatattttcaatcaacatatataaaaaaaatttcagaattttacttttaaaatttttttatattttatatcccTTTTGATTacatatctctatataattttttatttaatatatattcatataattttaaaacattaatttattaaatttatttttttatttttatctctataaattaatttatcagcaaaatatacaatattttttaaagaatattttaccaacttaattataaacaattaaaatatatgagaaCAATTAATAGTGTGTGATTCAAATTTTATAGCtaattaatttgtatatttttattaaaaattaaataagttttaacataataaaatattattttaataatttaatattttaattaacataaaaataaaaaaacataaaataataaataatttttaaattataaaaaataatatttattatataaaaataatattttattattaaaaaataatacatctccctcttataatttttatcttcttTAACTTTTGTACgtatattaaaaaaacaattatttttattaattttctaattatattcATCTTAATGACATTGAATTCtataaaatattaagagatattttgaatattaatttagaaaaataaaaaaaaaattttaaaaataaaataaaatcaaatagaattattataatcaatttatatattactataatataaaaaataaaatgaataataattttgagataattaaaaaaatatgtataaaaattatGGACGAAAAGAATATTATATTAGATGAGAATTTagcttataaaatttataatacgaATGGCTGATGAATTATTTAGATAATGAGTAAAAGTATATTTAtcctcaaaatttttatttacacAGTAATGttgaattttttgttttttcatacATGATAAGCAAAAAGCTGGAAAGGAAAAGATGGGAATTAAAATAAAGGATTAGAAATAGAAGCAAACTAGACGTCTTTTTCTTATATAATTTATAGATAAGAGGGTGATATCATTTTAAACAGTAAGAAAAGCATATGTCATATCTATTTGGTTTAATCTTTAAATACAGTTGTAACTAATAACTGAACATACTTATTTCTTATAATTGATATTATGAACAGAAATAATATCATTTACCAAAGCAATCGAATTCCAAAGAATAAAAAACCCAAATCATTCAGTACTTTGAACAAAACCCCACAACAATGAATTAGTTACCGAAGATATGAAAATTAGGTTGTTGGTGAGGAGATCTCTCTATATTGACGTTTTCTTTTTGTTCAACTCTTGTTCAAATGAAAAGAGTTTGGCTTCAACTCTTGCAGAAAACCCAATTTGAGTAATCTTGTGAGAGTTTCTTTGTTCCCTTCGCCACATCTGATTCTCTGTGACATCTTTCTTACAATGCTTCATTTCTTGGATCACATGATCGTCCATCGGATGGAACCAACGTTGAATAACAATGTGTATGAAGTAGGGCAGAAGTGAAACAACTACTACAAGCAATGTGATCATCCAGTATATTGGTGCTGATCCTATAGATTCAGTGATGACTAGAAATCCACTACCAGAGTAGGCAGGAGGGAGTGCACCGTATACGAGCAAGAAAATGTACCACAAAACAATGCTTCCCCAGATGAAAAGATGTTGAATCCAAGTGAAGTGAGTGAGAATGAGAGCAATTTGACAGTTGACTGTCCATATTATACAAGTGTACGTAATAGCACCAAAATGAGTGATGTCTGCAACATATCCTTTTTCCATGAATGCACAAGGGGAAAGTATGTACATAGTTGCTAGGAATATGACCATAGATGCCACCGTGGCATTCGAGATCCAACCCACGATTCGGCTCCAAGagaaatatatgttttcttgcCCTTGCCTGTAAAGGGCTGGAAACTGTTTCATCCAACAAAAAAAATGCAGATGCATTAGTACAACTATAAAGTTTGTGAGTTTTCcttttatcaattattttcaAGTCATATCGAGTAACAACTAGAATTCGAACTTGAAACTTCATTGAGCAAAGCTTATTGTGATATTCTAAAGTTGTGTTTGTGTATTGTATTCTGAATCAGGGTTACCTGGAGGCAAATATCCGATGGAACATCTTGCTCAAATACCCCTAGTGATATAACTGGCAAGGATGTTAAGAGAACATTGAACATCACCAAATACCAAGAATCATATAATACTTCACCAGAGAAACATGTATACAGTTCGTTGTAAAATAGAGTGAGGCCAAGTACAATGTTCTTGTAGACAAAGTAGAGAACCTGCACAAGGGTAGAAAATTGTCATATCTAAAACAAATTGTGCAAGTCATGAGATACAAGAAACTCACCATCTTGGAGATTCTCTTGTAACACCAATGCCCATGAACTATAAGTAATCTCTCTAAAAATCGGAATTGAGGCATTGATATGTCGCTTGCCATGACTGCCTGCAGGAAAGAATGCCACAAAAGCTTTTAAATGTCAAAAGTCCATCATCAGTCGTCTACGCAGTAAAATTAGTCTGGTCCTAATGTTGTATTTGCAGGGTCAAGCACCTAATTTGGTGCTAATCAGtcattcttttttctctttctcattgaagcAATAAGCTGCAGAAATTTAACGCAATGGCGATACAGGTTTTCCAGGCCAACTTACAGAACAAATAGCTCAAATCTggaaagaaattaaaagagaaaaatttCCAGACATTTAAAAAGGAAGATGAAGGCAAATTCTAAGCATTTGAAATGTCAATTTAATGGctacaagtttctaaacttacTTGCATGCCTTCCTGGCCACTGATTCCAACTCCAATGTCAGCTTCTTGAATCATTCCAACATCATTGGCTCCATCTCCAATTGCCAAGATTGTACACCTAGTATACTCCTTTACGGACCGAGTAATCTGGAAGTTCCATGTCTATGTGAGTAATTCACACCAAAAAATACATAGAAATTCTTAttgacaacaaaaaaaaaaggagagggggggggggggggggaatgCAGTTCCAACCAAGGTCAATGGAAGAAGAGTATTAGATAGCTGTAAATTATAGTCACCAGTAGAGTTGCTTGTTACTGGGTTTTATAAATTTCACTTTAGTTATAATTGAACTTGAAGTTGTAAAGCATTCATTAGATACTTCCTAATTAAACTGTCATTTTCTGATAATGCCACTTTTAGAAACAATATAACAACATACCAAAGCTTTCTGTTTTGGAGAAACTCTGCAGCATATTACAGAAGCACAATTAGCAGCCAACTGTAAGAACTTGTACTTAATATCACTTTGCAGAGCAATTTCAAGAGCTCTTCCATCAACAATCAAAGCAAAGGGTGAACTCTTATCATTGTTTGTGCACATCACATGATATGAACTTTCAATCTGCTGTAAAATTTCTTCTTTCATAGCCTGAAAACTAGGAACAAGAAATGCATTAGTAATTACTACCAAAGGACAGCTACAATCTCCAACTCTTTCTTTACTTGAGTAACTATAAAAGAACTCCAGCTTTCAGAGAGCAGCGCTCTTGGAAGTTAATGCACCTTCATTTTGTTGTTAGAGTCAGCTTCCTTGCTCAAACATATATGGAACTGTTTCATATCTTGTTGAAGTAAGCTGCAAGCAAATCTGCAAAATTTGGGGGTAAAAAATGGAAATTTTTAACTGTAATTCTGGGATTAcagaaattaaagaaataatCATAAGCCTCACCCAATATTTATAGCTGTTTCTTTCTTATCACCTGTGAGCAGCCATATTTTTAGCCCTGCTTGAGCAAGTTTATCTATGCACTCTGGAACCTGTTGCAAAGTGAAGAAAGATATATAAGCTATTCCCATACTCTACAATGTGTTTATATGTTCTACTTTATAGGAAATAGCACCCTGGTTTGTATTTGAGTTCATAatcacataactctaaacttaAAAATGCAAGCATTTACACACAAATACAGATAGAAAGATAGCTAACCCCTTCTTGTAGCTTGTCCTCAACAGCAGCAACtcccaataaaattaaatctttttcAATCATTTCAGATGCTTTCTCAAGTAATTCCTCTCTTTCAGCACCTATTGTAGTCTTCGCCTTTGTAAATAATGAGTTCCATTGTTCATAATCAGCCTGATCAAGTCTTCGATATGCGAAAGCTAGAGTCCGTAAACCATCTTCTGCATAACTTGATAGATGTGAAGTTGTAGCTTGTTGGTATGCCTTACCATTATCTGCAAGCCTATCAAAGATGATGCTGGAGACAAAATTCAATAGAAAAATGAGATACCAATCAATGATCTCTTTAGATTAGATACTTAAATAAAAGGACATATAACTAAAGTGTCACAGTTGGGATTGATGTAATATTCAATGCACAAGCAGAACTCAACCAATGGAAGTTGGTGATCTAGTGACATACCTATCAGCTCCTTTGCAAAGAAGAAATATTTTACCATCTTCATCGCTCACAACTACCGACATTCTCTTGCGAGAACTACTGAACTCCAACAAATGCAACAACTTGTATTCCCTGAAAATAACCTTCATAGTAAGATCGGAATGTGGGTAATAAAATTTTGACAGGGTGAGGAGTGGAATACAGGAGAAGGTTAGAAGAAGCAGCAAATGGACATGCATGGAAGATTTACCTCTTCACCTTTTTTCCAGAGGAAGGGTCCAACTCCTTAAGAACTATTATGGCTTGTGTCCTCTGGAAAAATTGGAACCCAAATTCTTGAGAAGCAATCAGAAAGGCTACTTCTTCTGGTGACTCTGCCTCATACTTAAGCTTATCAGTTTCATCAGCTTCAACCGGAATTCCAGTGTGACATAGAGCCATTACTCTGAAGAACATTGTTACATCAAACAGATCAGATCTGTAAATCCATTGATCGTTCATCAACCTGTCATCCCTGAAGTTGAAACCTTTCACAACTGTTTCTTTCCCCACATTAGAAGTTCTTGAGTTTCCTGGATTCAAATAATCCAGACCTTCATGA is a window from the Manihot esculenta cultivar AM560-2 chromosome 16, M.esculenta_v8, whole genome shotgun sequence genome containing:
- the LOC110604058 gene encoding probable phospholipid-transporting ATPase 5 gives rise to the protein MSVVLEVCVFVLFSRGKSFHHFQKPEALNSMHKSSRKKGKIRWSKLYSFSCFQPRTTEPIPAKDLIGQIGFCRTVFCNEPQLHKTKPYNYGNNSISTTKYNAVTFMPKALFEQFRRVANLYFLLAAALSFTSSAPVKRETLILPLVLVVGISMIKEAVEDWYRFLQDLNVNNTSVKAHAGNGIFVDKLWKELSVGDVVKVSKNEYFPSDLLLLSSSYEDGVCYVETMNLDGETNLKIKRSLEATLGLNADENFINFEATVRCEDPNPSLYTFVGNLEFQDQMHPLCPSQVLLRDSKLRNTDYVYGVVIFSGNDTKVVRNSTKSPSKRSKIERKMDKVIYLLFSALLVISLITSTGSILLMKSDMVQWWYLRLQDHDDPLFNPLNPVISGFQQFIRAFILYGYLIPISLYVSIEVVKVLQAMFINKDIEMYDQVTCKSVEARTSNLNEELGQVEIILSDKTGTLTCNQMEFRKCSIAGISYGGDLNEVDLAASKRMNSEVHANRFSIENSNEMFYSLDYISIQKAVLDGHEGLDYLNPGNSRTSNVGKETVVKGFNFRDDRLMNDQWIYRSDLFDVTMFFRVMALCHTGIPVEADETDKLKYEAESPEEVAFLIASQEFGFQFFQRTQAIIVLKELDPSSGKKVKREYKLLHLLEFSSSRKRMSVVVSDEDGKIFLLCKGADSIIFDRLADNGKAYQQATTSHLSSYAEDGLRTLAFAYRRLDQADYEQWNSLFTKAKTTIGAEREELLEKASEMIEKDLILLGVAAVEDKLQEGVPECIDKLAQAGLKIWLLTGDKKETAINIGFACSLLQQDMKQFHICLSKEADSNNKMKAMKEEILQQIESSYHVMCTNNDKSSPFALIVDGRALEIALQSDIKYKFLQLAANCASVICCRVSPKQKALITRSVKEYTRCTILAIGDGANDVGMIQEADIGVGISGQEGMQAVMASDISMPQFRFLERLLIVHGHWCYKRISKMVLYFVYKNIVLGLTLFYNELYTCFSGEVLYDSWYLVMFNVLLTSLPVISLGVFEQDVPSDICLQFPALYRQGQENIYFSWSRIVGWISNATVASMVIFLATMYILSPCAFMEKGYVADITHFGAITYTCIIWTVNCQIALILTHFTWIQHLFIWGSIVLWYIFLLVYGALPPAYSGSGFLVITESIGSAPIYWMITLLVVVVSLLPYFIHIVIQRWFHPMDDHVIQEMKHCKKDVTENQMWRREQRNSHKITQIGFSARVEAKLFSFEQELNKKKTSI